Part of the Legionella cardiaca genome, TAATATTATTTGTTTAAAATACCCACGCTTCTAATAGATGGAGATGGCTCAGTGAATTATGATATCAAAGCAAGAATGATGTTAGCGCAATTTCATAGCACTGTTTCAGTAGAAAATCTCTCCTCTCATGAAACCATTCGTATTGCAACAGCAGCCTTATTAATTTATCAAAACTATTGCACATCACCCGAAAAAAGCAATCTTGCTCAATCTGAATACTTTCAAGAATTATTAAACACACTTACAACCTATAAGGCAGCAATTATTAGTAAAAAAAGTTGGTGGCAACGATTGATTGGATTTTTTGGGATTCTTCCTGAAGAAGAAAATCAGTTACAGCGCGTCATTAAACAAGTGAAATCTTCAGTTGCTGATGCAGTAAAAAAACACGACCGCATTTATTATCCTAATTTTTTACTTCGAGTATTGAGATTTTTTGGTTTTAATTTGAAGGAGATATTACATCGCAAACATTATGATGAATATCGACCTCACGAAAAGCTCACCTATTTATCTCATCACCTAATGGGTAAAACGGATCTAAATCACCATGAAATATTGCAGGGTAAAGCAAAATCAAGCGCCTACCAGCACTTCGCTAATGACATCAACGATTTTATTAAACAAGAAGGAGCTCGTCTTGATGGGGAGACAAAAGAGCTATTTAAAAAACTGCTTACACAGATTGGTGATTGCTCGAAATTAGCAAACGAACTCGATTCCATTTTTATTCTTAATCAAGTAAGTCAACAAAACACTCAGCAAGAATTTATTAGTGATTTAACTTATCGAATTTTAAAAGCCCTTATAGAAATGTCCATAGGCGATTCACTGATCATTCCTCATGGCTTTCACTCCACGAACGGTGGACATGCGACCGTCATTGAATGCATGCGTGTTGATGAAAACAACGTTGTCCTTAAGATTATTAATACGGGTGCGGGAGAAGAAAAAACGGAAAGCTATCGAGTTCTTTTTAAATCGTTATTTACTGCGAGCAATACCAGACCAATTAAAGTAACTAGTCCCCTAAGTATTCATGAGATAATTAATAATAACTATATCGAAGAATTATTAACGCCATTGATTATTGAAACTGATCAATTGGAAGCACAAAGCAAAATGACAAGTTTATTTTTGCGGTTATACCAAGAAGGAAAACTTCATGATGATACACACCATTTAACGTTACAAACGAATGGTACATGCGGCCACTCTTCTTTACTTGAATGGTTTAAAACCAGGATACCTGAATCTGCTTTTTTATTATTTAATCTTTTTGTCACGCAAAAATCATTTCAACGACTTGAAGAATTTCGCCAAAATTATAATCCAGCTGATTTTGCCGAAGATATTAATGTTGCTTTGACCGACTTATCGCTAGCTGGAAAAAACACTGTAAACGAGGCTCAAAAGCAACTCCTCGATGCTCGCGAAAAAATGGCTAATGAATGTCGTGACTTAAAATTGCAACTTAATAAGCTACTGCAGAAGAAAGGAAAAACTCTTTCAAGGATTGCTAATTTTACTAACTATTATGAAAAAAAATGTCTACCAGGTAAGCTTAAAGAACAGGAGCAGGAAAAGGTAGCCCAGGCAAATCCAATGACCTCATGGTCATCAACCCACTCAAGAGGACTATTTTCTATTTTTTCATCCAGCCAGCCTGAGAAACTAAGCGAGCGAGCTGAAAAAGCTATCCTCGCCAAGAAAATTGCCGGCCATGAATCGTTTCTGGAAACGATAAACCTCATCAGTGTCCCTTAAAACCGCTTACTCATTCCAAATTACCCTATTGCCATGTTGCTTTTATTATCTGCTTCAATGTCTGAATTTAAATTATCCCCTACTGGCTGAGAGATTGCGCTGATAGCCAAGCTTAGAGCGTTCAGATCCACAACTGGATTTGGGACTATAGGTATCAAACATTTAGCTAATTGCTTAGCTATCGGACCAGAAAAACACATGCCGAAGCAACTTCCTATAAAGAGGGGGACAAGAGTAGCGCTATAACATATTGCCTGCGTATTCGCTGAAGCTTCTGTTGCTTGTAAAACGGGAATGCTAATCGCTAAATAAATCCCAGTAAAAAAAATTCCCCCTATGCACCCCATTGATTTAACAAAACAAGGATCCTGTGCTTTCTTTTCAAATTCTTCTTTTACTTCATTGTTGCGAATTTTATTCTTCTTGGAATAATCCTGCATGGCTTTTGTAACTTCAGCATCTATAGCTTTGTCCACGTAGTTAGTTTGAATCTCCGGAAGAAGGGGTCTGTCACTAAAACGAAAAAACAAATGTGGATTTAATTTCTGCACAGCCTCTGCGGCAAGCTCTTTTAGAGAGGGAATCTCTTTAGTCTTTTTTACCATTTGACGCTCATCTTTTAGTCTATCGGTAATTATTTATATTAACTTCGATTATATACAAAAATGAAACGATGTAGGAAATTTAAAAGCATTTTATCTTATAAAACAACAACAAAAATTCGTTGTGTAATACTAGCTGATTAATAATCAAGTAATTAATCAATTTGAAAGCTATGATTAAAGAGAATCAATGAAGGATTTAGATTATGGCTTGGCTATATACCCTTATTGGCTTATTAACCATTTTGATAGTTGTAGTTATCCAATATTTTCGTGGAGTAAAACTAAGACATTCGGTTTGGACAATTATCCTCGCTCTCGTTTTTACTCTTGCAATGACAAAGCTTTATGGAATTGCCTATTACCAGGCATGGACCTTTGAAGACGACTTAAAAAAAGAGGCACCGCTGTTTATATTACTTGAAAAAACATCGCCCGCTGCCTTTCAAAATTATATTGATAAAGCCAAGCGAGATATTATTTATTTCCATTCGAAACATCTTATCGCTTATACCAATGAATTTGTTACTAGTGAAATAGCAAAATATGAAGCAAAGGCTTCTGATGAATCACTTTACCATGAAACTAAACGAATCATTGATTACTATAATAAAATTTATCAAATTGACCCTCTCTTGGTCGTTTACTCTGAATTCCCGAATCAATTTGCCAATGTTGTGAATCTGGAACAATTAGACCAACTTTCTGATAGCACAGCAAAGCAACTTTATGATTCACAAAAAGCTATCATACAAAGCGCTTTAGACTCACCACAACCTGCTTTATCACCAGAAAAATTTCATCAGGCACAAATTATCTTAAGCGATATATTTCAAACATTAATACAACGTTATGGGGAAACAGTTGTCAAAAACAGTTTTGAAAATCCCCAGGATCCATCACTTAATAGACAGGTGCAAGCAAAGATTTTAATGGATTTCTATCAATTACTTTATAAGAGAGGTAAAGAAGACACCGGCTTAGTCTTGCGAGCCATCGCCAGTACTTCTTCTTGATGATTTCCAATCAAATTGGGATTTAGTGCTTTCATTAATCAATTTTACTGCTTGAACATGTTTAATCTTTCAAAGATAGGTTTCTGCTATACTTCCCAAGTAAGAGACTTCCATATTGCAAGATCAAAATATGAATAGCTATAACAACATGAAGCTGTATACATCTTATTTAAATGGTTGTTACCAGCATATTTTCCAACAGACGATTATTAATAGCTGGGGATATTTATACTTTGATTTAAATGGCCGATATTTGCAATTAATGTCTGATAAAAATTTGCTCGATCTTTTTTTAAAAAATGATTTATACATCGATCAGATTATTGATGTTTCCAACAATAAGAATAACTATTTTTCGTCGGATGTGCTAACTGACCAATTTACCTCTGATAAAGTTAGACAGATTCTAATTGATAATAAATATAGTTACTTCTTTGACATCATAAATAGACAACCTGATTTTATAGAAATCTATACCTTTGCAACAAGTGTTGATCCGCACCAGGCAGGCAATTTTTCATTAAACAATATCGACATTTTAAAATTAATTAGCCAGGATCTGGGCGCTCGCTGCCGAAAGTTATTAACGAAAGAAAATGTTCTACTCCTACCAAAAGATTTTATTATTCAAATTAATGGAATTTTTCAATTGCAAAAAGATACGAAGCCTTCGGGATTACTCGATATAATTTTAGAAACGACACAGGCTTCATCAAAATTAAAAGAGAGCGTAAACGATAAATCTTTTGATTTTAATTTATTGCCTTTCAATTTTGTAGCTTATAAAGAGCTTACCCATAAAGAAAAAGAAATGATTTATTTATATTATTTTGGCTTTAATTTCTATCGAATAGCTGACATTTTAGAAATTTCAAAACGAACCGTTGATAAACATTTTGAAAATATCAAGAAAAAGCTTAATTGTGAAAGCACAGGACAGATAATTCCCCAGCTATTAAGAACTAATATTACTATCAACGACTTTATAAAAAAATGCTAAATTACTTATGTCGCAAAGAGGGCTAACCCACCCATAAATAATGTGTGCCCACGTTTCGCGCTTTGCCCTGAATCTAGTCTTCACTGGATAGAGCTCGTAAATGCCGTTCATGAAGCAAATACGGAGGAAGCAAATATAGCTTTAATGAAAACCTAAATATTCTAACTTAGTCCGTAAGAAAGTAATGGCTGTTCTTCATTATCAAAGTCTACTGATTCCGTTAGGTGCTCCAGTTTAAATTGATTTAAATAAGTAGTTAATGAATTTGCTAAACGCGATTCAGTCCATCCCAAAGCTCCAGCAATGCTATTATCTTTGTGGGACTTGACAGTTTCATTTATAGCATCCTGAATAATTTCGGCCACTTGACGATAATCATCTTGTTCCAGATGGGATTTGCTTTTTATTACTCGACAGATTCTAGTCTTCATTATATTAATAGTTTTCCCTCGATCATCATGCTGAGAAAAAAATAAGAATTTGTGTCCAGTATTTATATAATCAGCTGTGATTTGGCCGATTTCATTTAATAAAGAATTAGCTGACTCTTTTTCTGAATAAAATTTTGCACCCAGCTCTGGGAAATGTTGAGTTAATGCGCTTCTATCCTTTCCTTTCTCTCTTCCTCTTCGAAATGTAATATCCGCTAGATTATTCTTTATGAAATCTAAAAGTGCATTTTGAAGAACTTGTCTGTATGGGTAGCACTCTGCCGTAAATATTGAGTTATTACCGTTTATACAATGTTCTATCTCAACACCTTCAATAATTTTTTTGCTGTATGAAGAAACATCATCTGTAGGAATTGAATAGTTAGTATCAAGGGCTGACTGATCATATTCGCTGGACTGTAAAATGTGTAAATTGTTATAGATACCTTGAACCAAGAGCTCATCAACAGATGGTTTTAATTTAGAATTTCTGAGAAATCTAATGTTAAGCATGGAATCATCATTAACTATCTCTAAAGATACACCTTTATACACGATATAATATGACATTTTTTGCCCCAATTGCACCATTAATAACCATTTTACCTTGGCCATATTAAGCAAAAAATAAGTTATCTACGTAAAAATACGCTTTATAGAGAGGATTATTCCCTTAAGGTATAAAACCCGAGAATAAAAATTATAATTAATTACTTGGGACTATGCTCTTTTAAAGGCTTGCCAATGATAGAAACTGTTAAGCTCATTTATAGCGCACCTTTTGTAATTACAATTACAACAACTTATTTTGATTTGAGGTGAATTCAAGTAATAAACGCAACTCTTATTAAAAATCAGTGGGTTAGCTATTATGCGCGAAACCTATCTGGTCAATAGGAGTTTGGCGATGAGTCATAAACAACTAACCCGTGAACAAAGATATCATATTTATGGTCTTTGGCGCTCTGGGTGTACACAAACAGAGATTGCTAAAGAAGTTGGAGTACATAAATCAACTATTTGCCGAGAGCTTTCACGAAATAGTCGTTGGAATGGCTATTTTCCAGAACAAGCTCAATGCTTTAGTGAGATGCGACGAAAAAGTGCACAAAAGCGAACTAAATTCACTAAAAGCGTAGAAGAATTTGTACGTAAACATTTATTAAGAGATTGGAGTCCAGATCAGATTAGTGGTTATGCAAAGAAACATAATCTATTCACGATTAGCCATGAGCGAATTTATCAACATATATTAAAAGACAAAAAACAAGGTGGGACTTTATATCTTCATTTGCGCCATCAATCTAAAAAATACCGAAAACGGTATGGCAGTCCTAAAAGAAATAGCCCAATAAAAAATCGTATCTTCATTGAAGAACGACCTAAGATTGTGGATAGTAAAACTAGAATTGGTGATTGGGAAATAGATACTATTATTGGAAAAAACCGAAAAGAAGCGATTATTACTATAGTTGAAAGGGTTTCTAAAATGACTCTTTGCAAGAAAATTAGTAGTCGAAAAGCAACAGTGACAAGAGATGCAACTATTAGTATTTTAAAGCCTTTCGCTGATCGAGTATTTACTATTACGGGAGATAATGGTGTCGAATTTGCTGAGCATGCAGCCATAAGTCAAAGTTTAGCAGCGCAATTTTACTTCGCCCATCCCTATGCATCATGGGAAAGAGGGCTTAACGAAAATACAAATGGTTTAATTAGACAATATTTAAGAAAAGGTGCTGATTTTAAGCATATAGACGAAAAAGAAATTAATTTAATTATGGATAAATTAAACAATCGGCCAAGAAAAAATTTAGGCTATGCAACACCTAAGGAAATTTTTTTCAAGTAATCAAAACAGGGAATAATATGAATATTAATTGGAGTTATATTTTAAATTCGAATTTTTTCAGTATTACTATTCCAGCTGTTGTTACC contains:
- a CDS encoding IS30 family transposase, giving the protein MSHKQLTREQRYHIYGLWRSGCTQTEIAKEVGVHKSTICRELSRNSRWNGYFPEQAQCFSEMRRKSAQKRTKFTKSVEEFVRKHLLRDWSPDQISGYAKKHNLFTISHERIYQHILKDKKQGGTLYLHLRHQSKKYRKRYGSPKRNSPIKNRIFIEERPKIVDSKTRIGDWEIDTIIGKNRKEAIITIVERVSKMTLCKKISSRKATVTRDATISILKPFADRVFTITGDNGVEFAEHAAISQSLAAQFYFAHPYASWERGLNENTNGLIRQYLRKGADFKHIDEKEINLIMDKLNNRPRKNLGYATPKEIFFK
- a CDS encoding helix-turn-helix transcriptional regulator, producing the protein MKLYTSYLNGCYQHIFQQTIINSWGYLYFDLNGRYLQLMSDKNLLDLFLKNDLYIDQIIDVSNNKNNYFSSDVLTDQFTSDKVRQILIDNKYSYFFDIINRQPDFIEIYTFATSVDPHQAGNFSLNNIDILKLISQDLGARCRKLLTKENVLLLPKDFIIQINGIFQLQKDTKPSGLLDIILETTQASSKLKESVNDKSFDFNLLPFNFVAYKELTHKEKEMIYLYYFGFNFYRIADILEISKRTVDKHFENIKKKLNCESTGQIIPQLLRTNITINDFIKKC